One window of the Pseudomonas lurida genome contains the following:
- a CDS encoding LysR family transcriptional regulator produces the protein MPEFRRDVHPLLNDRLDWNLLRTFRVIGQELSISRAAARLHLTQPAISQALKRLEEQLDCQLIVRRGPRFVLTEAGEQIFAIAGEMYGQVSQMSNALQKPGDEVIGKVRLLTISRINSDLFDDFLAGFHREHPRVDLDVEVMRSSDIVAALLEKTATLGLSLNRRPQPRLEQHLFLRQRYAFFCGRHHPLFGRSALAEGDLQSENFVSFTSDQIGGMLSPLTIFRDQQGFSGRIVASSSSLEEVRRLVIAGFGLGCLPIHVVADDVKNGLLWRLPPDEGIADVDIYLLWNREQKMSRAERVFIDSFRARLAQ, from the coding sequence CGACGTTCACCCGCTGCTCAACGACCGCCTGGACTGGAACCTGCTGCGCACCTTTCGCGTGATCGGCCAGGAGTTGAGCATCAGTCGCGCCGCCGCCCGCCTGCACCTGACCCAACCGGCGATCAGCCAGGCCCTGAAGCGTCTTGAAGAACAACTCGATTGCCAACTTATCGTGCGCCGTGGTCCGCGTTTTGTGCTCACCGAAGCTGGCGAACAGATTTTCGCCATCGCCGGCGAGATGTACGGCCAGGTATCGCAGATGAGCAACGCGCTGCAAAAACCGGGCGACGAGGTCATTGGCAAAGTGCGCTTGCTGACGATCAGTCGCATCAATTCCGACCTGTTCGATGACTTTCTCGCAGGCTTTCACCGCGAACATCCGCGGGTGGATCTGGATGTCGAGGTAATGCGCAGCTCCGACATCGTCGCCGCCCTTCTCGAAAAAACGGCGACCCTGGGGCTGAGCCTCAATCGCCGGCCACAACCGCGCCTGGAACAGCACCTGTTCCTGCGCCAACGTTATGCTTTCTTTTGCGGGCGCCACCACCCGCTGTTTGGTCGCAGCGCCCTGGCCGAGGGCGACTTGCAGTCGGAAAACTTCGTGAGTTTCACCAGCGATCAAATCGGCGGGATGCTCTCGCCGCTGACCATATTTCGCGACCAACAGGGCTTCAGTGGGCGCATCGTGGCGTCGTCATCCAGCCTGGAAGAAGTGCGGCGGCTGGTGATCGCCGGGTTTGGCCTGGGCTGCTTGCCGATTCATGTGGTGGCGGACGATGTGAAAAACGGCTTGCTGTGGCGGCTGCCGCCGGATGAAGGCATCGCGGATGTGGACATTTATCTGCTGTGGAATCGGGAGCAAAAGATGAGCCGGGCAGAACGCGTGTTTATCGATAGCTTCAGGGCACGGTTAGCCCAGTAG